The proteins below are encoded in one region of Neisseria bacilliformis:
- a CDS encoding TrkH family potassium uptake protein, which yields MYYKIAPILHALSKLAALYAVLMLVPTAVSYLFHDSTFHAFAGTSLVTLAGSVAVWAATRHRRRELRARDGFTLVFLLWLGFAAISALPFYFYFPNAGYTDAFFEAMSGLTTTGATVISSLDTLAPSLNFWRHMMNWFGGMGIIVLAVAILPMLGVGGIQLFKAEIPGIDKDSKMAPRISQTAKRLWLVYLGFTLLTCAALKWAGMGWFDAVCHAMSTFSLGGFSTHDASIAFYKSPVIEAVIAAATLFGAFNFANHFAMAREKSLRPYWRDEEARVMLIVLFASIAAAALYLWQQGYYPLPDALRYAGFNFISIGLANGFANADFARWPLLVTLWMFFLSNVLANTGSMGGGIKMARALVLAKFSLREVSLLLHPNAVRTVKLNKRSVSERTAMAVMAFIFVYFMTVVIFTLGLMAGGMDFVTALSATVACITNAGPGLGSVGPGDNYAALTDLQKWMCCAVMLLGRLEIFTVFILFTPDYWKK from the coding sequence ATGTATTACAAAATCGCCCCCATCCTCCACGCCCTCTCCAAGCTCGCCGCGCTGTATGCCGTGCTGATGCTGGTGCCCACCGCCGTGTCCTATCTGTTTCACGATTCTACCTTCCACGCCTTCGCCGGCACCTCGCTGGTTACCCTCGCCGGCTCGGTGGCCGTGTGGGCGGCCACGCGCCACCGCCGCCGCGAGTTGCGCGCGCGCGACGGCTTCACCCTCGTCTTCCTGCTCTGGCTCGGCTTCGCCGCCATCTCCGCCCTGCCTTTTTACTTCTACTTCCCCAACGCCGGCTACACCGACGCCTTCTTTGAAGCCATGAGCGGCCTCACCACCACCGGCGCAACCGTCATATCCAGCCTCGACACCCTCGCCCCCTCGCTCAATTTCTGGCGACACATGATGAACTGGTTCGGCGGCATGGGCATCATCGTGCTGGCCGTCGCCATCCTGCCCATGCTCGGCGTGGGCGGCATCCAACTGTTCAAAGCCGAAATCCCCGGCATCGACAAAGACAGCAAAATGGCGCCGCGCATCTCGCAAACCGCCAAACGCCTGTGGCTGGTGTACCTCGGCTTCACCCTCTTAACCTGCGCCGCCCTCAAATGGGCGGGCATGGGCTGGTTCGACGCCGTGTGCCACGCCATGTCCACCTTCTCGCTGGGCGGCTTCTCCACCCACGACGCCAGCATCGCCTTCTACAAATCACCCGTCATCGAAGCCGTCATCGCCGCCGCCACCCTGTTTGGCGCGTTCAACTTCGCCAACCACTTCGCCATGGCGCGGGAAAAATCGCTGCGCCCCTACTGGCGCGACGAAGAAGCCCGCGTCATGCTCATCGTGCTTTTCGCCAGCATCGCCGCCGCCGCCCTCTACCTCTGGCAGCAGGGCTACTACCCCCTGCCCGACGCGCTGCGCTACGCCGGTTTCAACTTCATTTCCATCGGCCTGGCCAACGGCTTTGCCAACGCCGACTTCGCCCGCTGGCCGCTTCTGGTAACACTGTGGATGTTTTTCCTCTCCAACGTGCTGGCCAACACCGGCTCGATGGGCGGCGGCATCAAAATGGCGCGCGCCCTCGTGCTGGCCAAATTCAGCCTGCGCGAAGTGTCGCTGCTGCTGCACCCCAACGCCGTGCGCACCGTGAAACTGAACAAACGCTCCGTGTCCGAGCGCACCGCGATGGCGGTGATGGCCTTTATCTTTGTATACTTCATGACCGTCGTCATCTTCACCCTCGGCCTGATGGCCGGCGGCATGGATTTCGTAACCGCCCTCTCCGCCACCGTCGCCTGCATCACCAACGCCGGCCCCGGCCTCGGCAGCGTCGGCCCGGGCGACAACTACGCCGCCCTCACCGACCTGCAAAAATGGATGTGCTGCGCCGTGATGCTGCTGGGACGCTTGGAGATTTTCACCGTCTTCATCCTCTTCACGCCCGACTACTGGAAGAAATAG
- a CDS encoding ABC transporter permease: MRTLKNILTLMLKEFRSVLTDPVLMVLIVYIFTATIAQMAQVSSDVKNASVGIIDQDRSELSMRIRDAVRPPYFKPPQDVKREEADEMMDKGETIFILEIPPGFQRDVAAGRKPKVQLLIDATSMTQAGVGASYLSQIFSREINSFANITLPEAVNPVINTKFNPNGESSWFMPTSQIGTMAFMLLMLLAGAAVIRERERGTIEHLLVMPVTAFELMMGKILANGTVILVAAVASLWFVVHLGIGVPLAGSVGLYAAGLALFLFSVAALGIMIATFAPTMGQFGMLMLPIYIVMNLFAGGSSPRDNMPRAAQIVSEYWPLTQFMKFSQNILFRGAGLETVWPQMLVMTLIGAAFLGLALLRFRKMLEQQG; this comes from the coding sequence ATGCGCACTCTGAAAAATATCCTCACCCTGATGCTCAAAGAATTCCGCAGCGTGCTCACCGACCCCGTGCTGATGGTGCTCATCGTCTACATTTTCACCGCCACCATCGCCCAAATGGCGCAGGTCAGCTCCGACGTGAAAAACGCCTCCGTCGGCATCATCGACCAAGACCGCTCCGAGCTCTCCATGCGCATCCGCGACGCTGTCCGCCCGCCCTATTTCAAACCCCCGCAGGATGTGAAGCGCGAAGAGGCCGACGAAATGATGGACAAGGGCGAAACCATCTTCATCCTCGAAATCCCGCCCGGCTTCCAGCGCGACGTGGCGGCCGGACGCAAACCCAAAGTCCAGCTCCTCATCGACGCCACCTCCATGACCCAGGCCGGCGTCGGCGCGTCCTACCTATCGCAGATTTTCAGCCGCGAAATCAACAGCTTTGCCAACATCACCCTGCCCGAAGCCGTCAACCCCGTCATCAACACCAAATTCAACCCCAACGGCGAAAGCTCCTGGTTCATGCCCACCTCGCAAATCGGCACCATGGCCTTCATGCTCCTCATGCTCTTGGCCGGCGCGGCCGTCATCCGCGAACGCGAGCGCGGCACCATCGAACACCTGCTGGTCATGCCCGTTACCGCCTTCGAACTGATGATGGGCAAAATCCTCGCCAACGGCACCGTCATCCTCGTTGCCGCCGTCGCCTCGCTCTGGTTCGTCGTCCACCTCGGCATCGGCGTGCCGCTGGCCGGCTCCGTCGGCCTCTACGCCGCCGGCCTCGCCCTCTTCCTCTTCTCCGTCGCCGCCCTGGGCATCATGATCGCCACCTTCGCCCCCACCATGGGGCAGTTCGGCATGCTGATGCTGCCCATCTACATCGTCATGAACCTCTTTGCCGGCGGCTCCTCCCCGCGCGACAACATGCCCCGCGCCGCTCAAATCGTCAGCGAATACTGGCCGCTCACCCAGTTTATGAAATTCTCGCAAAACATCCTCTTTCGCGGAGCGGGGCTGGAAACCGTGTGGCCGCAGATGCTCGTCATGACCCTCATCGGCGCGGCGTTTTTGGGACTCGCCCTGCTGCGCTTCCGCAAAATGCTCGAACAACAAGGCTGA
- the rph gene encoding ribonuclease PH encodes MTAPARTERAADALRPVRITPHFLPHADGSALIECGNTRVICTASIDENVPPFLRGQGQGWITAEYGMLPAATATRSRREAAAGKQSGRTQEIQRLIGRSLRAAADLQKLGERQILIDCDVIQADGGTRTASITGAYVALALAVRKLLSDGLIAENPLVSQIAAVSAGIVGGVPLLDLDYPEDSGCDSDVNIVMNGAGGIIEIQGTAEGAPFSPAELAALLRLAQKGIGELMAEQKRALAA; translated from the coding sequence ATGACCGCCCCCGCCCGTACCGAACGCGCCGCCGACGCACTGCGCCCCGTGCGCATCACCCCGCATTTCCTGCCCCACGCCGACGGCTCCGCCCTCATCGAATGCGGCAACACCCGCGTCATCTGCACCGCTTCGATAGATGAAAACGTGCCGCCCTTCCTGCGCGGACAGGGCCAAGGCTGGATCACTGCCGAATACGGCATGCTCCCCGCCGCCACCGCCACCCGCAGCCGCCGCGAAGCCGCCGCCGGCAAACAAAGCGGCCGCACCCAGGAAATCCAACGCCTCATCGGCCGCTCCCTGCGCGCCGCCGCCGACCTGCAAAAACTGGGCGAGCGGCAAATCCTCATCGACTGCGACGTCATCCAAGCCGACGGCGGCACCCGCACCGCCTCCATCACCGGCGCATACGTCGCCCTCGCCCTGGCCGTGCGCAAACTTCTTTCAGACGGCCTCATCGCCGAAAACCCGCTGGTGTCGCAAATCGCCGCCGTCTCCGCCGGCATCGTCGGCGGCGTGCCGCTGTTGGATTTGGACTACCCCGAAGACTCCGGCTGCGACAGCGACGTGAACATCGTGATGAACGGCGCAGGCGGCATCATCGAAATCCAGGGCACCGCCGAAGGCGCGCCCTTCTCCCCCGCCGAACTCGCCGCACTGCTGCGCCTGGCGCAAAAAGGCATCGGCGAACTCATGGCCGAACAGAAACGGGCACTGGCGGCGTAA
- a CDS encoding efflux transporter outer membrane subunit yields the protein MPRLPLAAALAAACLLAACRSTDVNLSGSVPVPQTFEQNQAAHGSENLAQWWQNWHDPVLNALIERGLRENRDILAARSRLTEAAEQARLARADLGPTLGASALASVGKSHIDNPLDAAERNALARLPQAAALADDTLGGRSKTAAVGFTASWEPDIFGQKRSDADAARYAALGRQEQLYGTQLLVAGDIADHYFQARAAEGRLKTAERSISALQNMLRYVQGRFTAGHATAYDLEQARAALAAMQAKHSTIAAERAAHVRSIAVLTGQVPQGYALPDSPAAALDTPPAAPSGQTPQGMIERRPDIRANAAQVRAYAARLASAKADLLPRFTLRFMGQDGRIELDGDSALKGWGSMLSLDIQIPIFTNGRIKANIRAADARLQTALLSYDQVLLTALGEADTAYHAQTAATRQTALLRTAEQAAAKQAADAQGLFRYGKITLDQALRAEVSAQDARENLIRAQLAAAQAAVGLYKALGGGWTQETPEPAAPNPA from the coding sequence ATGCCCCGCCTCCCCCTTGCCGCCGCACTCGCCGCCGCCTGCCTCCTCGCCGCCTGCCGCAGCACCGACGTCAACCTCTCCGGCAGCGTCCCCGTCCCGCAAACCTTCGAGCAAAACCAAGCCGCGCACGGCAGCGAAAACCTCGCCCAATGGTGGCAAAACTGGCACGACCCCGTGTTAAACGCCCTCATCGAACGCGGCCTGCGCGAAAACCGCGACATCCTCGCCGCCCGCAGCCGCCTCACCGAAGCTGCCGAACAAGCCCGCCTCGCCCGCGCCGACCTCGGCCCCACCCTCGGCGCGTCCGCCCTCGCCTCCGTCGGCAAAAGCCACATCGACAACCCCCTCGACGCAGCCGAACGCAACGCCCTCGCCCGCCTGCCGCAGGCCGCCGCCCTCGCCGACGACACCCTCGGCGGCCGCAGCAAAACCGCCGCCGTCGGCTTCACCGCCTCATGGGAGCCCGACATCTTCGGCCAAAAACGCAGCGACGCCGACGCCGCCCGCTACGCCGCCCTCGGCCGGCAGGAACAACTCTACGGCACACAACTGCTCGTCGCCGGCGACATCGCCGACCACTACTTCCAAGCCCGCGCCGCCGAAGGCCGTCTGAAAACCGCCGAGCGCAGCATCAGTGCCCTGCAAAACATGCTGCGCTACGTCCAAGGCCGTTTCACCGCCGGCCACGCCACCGCCTACGACCTCGAACAAGCCCGTGCCGCCCTCGCCGCCATGCAGGCCAAACACAGCACCATTGCCGCCGAACGCGCCGCCCACGTGCGCAGCATCGCCGTCCTCACCGGCCAAGTGCCACAAGGCTACGCCCTGCCCGACAGCCCCGCCGCCGCGCTGGACACCCCCCCCGCCGCCCCATCCGGCCAAACCCCGCAGGGCATGATCGAACGCCGCCCCGACATCCGCGCCAACGCCGCCCAAGTGCGCGCCTACGCCGCCCGCCTCGCCTCCGCCAAAGCCGACCTCCTGCCCCGCTTCACCCTCCGCTTCATGGGGCAGGACGGCCGCATCGAACTCGACGGCGACAGCGCGCTCAAAGGCTGGGGCAGCATGCTCTCGCTGGACATCCAAATCCCCATCTTCACCAACGGCCGCATCAAAGCCAACATCCGCGCCGCCGACGCCCGCCTGCAAACCGCCCTCCTCAGCTACGACCAAGTGCTGCTCACCGCCTTGGGCGAAGCCGACACCGCCTACCACGCCCAAACCGCCGCCACCCGCCAAACCGCCCTCCTGCGCACCGCCGAACAGGCTGCCGCCAAACAGGCCGCCGACGCGCAGGGGCTGTTCCGCTACGGCAAAATCACCCTCGACCAGGCCCTGCGTGCCGAAGTTTCCGCCCAAGACGCCCGCGAAAACCTCATCCGCGCCCAACTGGCCGCCGCCCAAGCCGCCGTCGGCCTCTACAAAGCCCTCGGCGGTGGCTGGACACAAGAAACGCCCGAACCAGCCGCACCGAATCCCGCGTAA
- a CDS encoding YicC/YloC family endoribonuclease, with protein MSIRSMTGFANAAGECGGKRINLDIRAVNHRYLDVQFKMPDELRHLEAALRERVAETAQRGKIECRIQIQKAVATGAALSLNRELAAALADLNDELRGQWGGLGKLTVADILNFPGVLAAQDEDGETLALAVKSLLDDALGEFAAARAREGEKLREHILQRLDAMEQTVAALEARFPQLIQVHLDKTRARLAEAVANIDDDRLKQEFVLFMQKADVDEEFSRLKTHIGEVRRVVSGAKGSVGKRLDFLMQELNREANTLGSKAVAAESTQASVELKVLIEQMREQVQNIE; from the coding sequence ATGAGCATCCGCAGTATGACCGGTTTTGCCAACGCCGCAGGCGAATGCGGCGGCAAACGCATCAATCTCGACATTCGGGCGGTGAACCACCGCTATTTGGACGTGCAGTTCAAAATGCCCGACGAGCTGCGCCATTTGGAGGCCGCGCTGCGCGAACGGGTGGCCGAAACGGCGCAGCGCGGCAAAATCGAGTGCCGCATCCAAATCCAGAAGGCGGTGGCAACGGGGGCGGCTTTGTCGCTCAACCGCGAGCTGGCCGCCGCGCTGGCGGATTTGAACGACGAGTTGCGCGGGCAGTGGGGCGGCTTGGGCAAGCTGACGGTGGCCGACATTCTGAATTTCCCCGGCGTGCTCGCGGCGCAGGACGAAGACGGCGAAACGCTGGCTCTGGCGGTGAAATCGCTGCTGGACGACGCGTTGGGCGAGTTTGCCGCCGCACGCGCGCGCGAGGGGGAAAAGCTGCGCGAGCATATTTTGCAGCGGCTGGACGCGATGGAGCAGACTGTGGCCGCTTTGGAGGCGCGTTTCCCGCAGCTTATCCAAGTTCATTTGGACAAAACCCGCGCGCGGCTGGCCGAGGCGGTGGCCAATATCGACGACGACCGGCTGAAACAGGAATTCGTCCTCTTTATGCAGAAGGCGGATGTGGACGAAGAGTTCAGCCGTCTGAAAACCCATATCGGCGAAGTGCGCCGCGTGGTGTCCGGCGCGAAAGGCAGCGTGGGCAAGCGGCTGGATTTTCTGATGCAGGAACTCAACCGCGAAGCCAACACGCTGGGCAGCAAGGCCGTGGCCGCCGAATCCACGCAGGCTTCGGTGGAGCTCAAAGTGCTGATCGAGCAGATGCGCGAGCAGGTTCAGAACATCGAATAA
- the trkA gene encoding Trk system potassium transporter TrkA, producing MKIIILGSGQVGSTVAQNLAALPNNDVTVIDTDENALRRTGTQLDVQTITGNGASPAVLAAAGAGDCDLLLALTRHDDTNLAACRIAADLFNIPGRIARVRQSDYLESNGQSDNRVLDAFAVTDSIHPEQLVTERITALLSYSCALQVLRFAGDKARMAVVQAHSGGLLVGRPIASVNGHLPEGVDCQICAIYRNNRLIVPTADTVIIEGDEVFFLADSRHVKTVMRELRPLENRTRRVMIAGGGNVGYRLAKQVESLYDIKIIEHNPQRAEWLAEHLDTSLVLQGSATDENLLAHEYIDEIDVFLALTNDDENNIMASLLAKDLGAKRIITIINRTRYVDLLEGNQIDIVVSPHMMTIGNILTHIRQGDVAAVHPLRRGHAEAVEVVVHGTKDTSALVGRRVSDIKWPSGAHIAGLVRGDEVIMGHNDGVKMQDGDHLIFFVSRRRVVRELEKLIQVKVGFFG from the coding sequence GTGAAAATCATCATCCTCGGCAGCGGCCAGGTCGGCTCCACCGTAGCGCAGAACCTCGCCGCACTGCCCAACAACGACGTAACCGTCATCGACACCGACGAAAACGCCCTGCGCCGCACCGGCACGCAGCTTGACGTGCAGACCATCACCGGCAACGGCGCGTCGCCCGCCGTGCTCGCCGCCGCCGGCGCGGGCGACTGCGACCTGCTGCTCGCCCTCACCCGCCACGACGACACCAACCTCGCCGCCTGCCGCATCGCCGCCGACCTGTTCAACATTCCCGGCCGCATCGCCCGCGTGCGCCAGTCCGACTACCTCGAATCAAACGGCCAGAGCGACAACCGCGTGCTCGACGCCTTCGCCGTAACCGACTCCATCCACCCCGAACAGCTCGTAACCGAACGCATCACCGCCCTGTTGAGCTACTCCTGCGCCTTGCAGGTGCTGCGCTTTGCCGGCGACAAAGCCCGCATGGCCGTGGTACAGGCGCACAGCGGCGGCCTTCTGGTCGGCCGTCCCATCGCCTCGGTGAACGGCCACCTGCCCGAAGGCGTGGACTGCCAAATCTGCGCCATCTACCGCAACAACCGCCTCATCGTCCCCACCGCCGACACTGTAATCATCGAAGGCGACGAAGTGTTTTTCCTCGCCGACAGCCGCCACGTCAAAACCGTGATGCGCGAGTTGCGCCCGCTGGAAAACCGCACCCGCCGCGTCATGATTGCCGGCGGCGGCAACGTCGGCTACCGCCTGGCCAAGCAGGTGGAAAGCCTCTACGACATCAAAATCATCGAACACAACCCCCAGCGCGCCGAATGGCTGGCCGAACACCTCGACACCAGCCTCGTCTTGCAGGGCTCGGCCACCGACGAAAACCTGCTCGCCCACGAATACATCGACGAAATCGACGTGTTCCTCGCCCTCACCAACGACGACGAAAACAACATCATGGCCAGCCTGCTGGCCAAAGACCTCGGCGCGAAACGCATCATCACCATCATCAACCGCACCCGCTACGTCGATTTGCTCGAAGGCAACCAGATCGACATCGTCGTCTCCCCGCACATGATGACCATCGGCAACATCCTCACCCACATCCGCCAGGGTGACGTGGCCGCCGTGCACCCCCTGCGGCGCGGCCACGCCGAAGCCGTGGAAGTCGTCGTGCACGGCACCAAAGACACCTCCGCCCTCGTCGGACGCCGCGTCTCCGACATCAAATGGCCCTCCGGCGCGCACATCGCCGGCCTCGTGCGCGGCGACGAAGTCATCATGGGGCACAACGACGGCGTGAAAATGCAGGACGGCGACCACCTCATCTTCTTCGTCTCCCGCCGCCGCGTCGTGCGCGAGTTGGAAAAACTGATACAGGTGAAGGTCGGCTTCTTCGGCTGA